In the Sarcophilus harrisii chromosome 3, mSarHar1.11, whole genome shotgun sequence genome, one interval contains:
- the GPR82 gene encoding probable G-protein coupled receptor 82 — MEYNSTYLQQSVASLIVLPVIYNFLCILGLLGNMFSQWVFLRKIARKTSTHIYLINLVTANLLVCSAMPFMSVYFMEGFKWTYSSVECKVINFLGTLFLHVSMFVSLTILSWIAISRYATLMKKDLAQEEHASFYEKIFYGHILKKFCQPKFAKKLCCFIWGTVLATVIPITVYYSVVELNQGSKKMCYSKESECGTSISQNARLFGTAFVGFCFLVVLLSYYSFVSYLKKIRKSTTITKQYSIYYSVKTHLLVIQFLLIVCFLPYSIFTPIFYALNKTNDSQQLVHLVEIKNFLICLAAARSSTDPVIFLLLDKTFKKTLYNLFGKANSAPENSVP, encoded by the coding sequence ATGGAGTACAATTCAACATATCTTCAACAATCAGTGGCTTCTTTAATTGTTTTACCTGTCATTTATAACTTTCTGTGCATTTTAGGCCTTCTGGGAAACATGTTCTCACAATGggtatttttaagaaaaattgctaggaaaacatCAACACACATCTACTTAATAAATCTTGTGACTGCAAATTTGCTTGTATGTAGTGCTATGCCTTTTATGAGTGTCTATTTCATGGAAGGATTTAAGTGGACATACAGTTCAGTAGAATGCAAGGTAATCAACTTCTTGGGTACTCTGTTTTTGCATGTCAGCATGTTTGTTAGTCTCACCATTTTAAGTTGGATTGCCATAAGCCGTTATGCTACCCTCATGAAAAAGGACCTTGCCCAGGAAGAGCATGCATCattctatgaaaaaatattttatggacaCATACTAAAAAAATTCTGCCAGCCTAAATTTGCCAAAAAGCTGTGCTGTTTTATATGGGGGACTGTACTGGCCACAGTAATTCCAATTACTGTTTATTACTCTGTTGTGGAACTTAATCAAGGAAGTAAGAAAATGTGCTACAGTAAAGAGTCAGAATGTGGTACTAGCATTTCTCAGAACGCAAGACTTTTTGGAACTGcatttgttggtttttgtttccTGGTGGTACTGTTGTCATACTACTCTTTTGTCagctatctgaaaaaaataaggaaaagcacAACTATTacaaaacaatattccatttaCTATTCAGTGAAAACACACCTTTTAGTCATTCAATTTCTACTGATAGTTTGCTTTCTTCCATATAGTATTTTTACACCCATTTTTTATGccctaaacaaaacaaatgacaGCCAACAGCTGGTACATTTAgtggaaataaaaaatttcctcatctgtcttgCTGCTGCCAGAAGTAGCACAGATCCTGTTATATTCCTTTTActagataaaacatttaaaaagacactatataatctctttggaaagGCCAATTCAGCACCTGAAAACAGTGTACCTTAG